A DNA window from Longimicrobium sp. contains the following coding sequences:
- a CDS encoding YggT family protein has product MGWYVLYQLLSIVELLIVARVILSWVASPVSRNPFVQFVRGVTDPILSPIRSVLPRTGMFDLSPMIALFAIYLIQQMIAR; this is encoded by the coding sequence GTGGGATGGTACGTTCTTTACCAGCTGCTCAGCATCGTCGAGCTGCTGATTGTGGCGCGGGTGATTTTGTCGTGGGTGGCCAGCCCGGTGAGCCGCAACCCGTTCGTGCAGTTCGTGCGCGGCGTCACGGATCCCATCCTGTCGCCCATCCGCTCCGTCCTGCCGCGCACGGGGATGTTCGACCTGTCGCCCATGATCGCGCTGTTCGCCATCTACCTGATCCAGCAGATGATCGCGCGGTGA
- a CDS encoding bifunctional helix-turn-helix transcriptional regulator/GNAT family N-acetyltransferase — protein sequence MAMDPAEMEAQIAAMRRFNRFYTRRVGALGEGHLQTQYTLTEVRVMYEVAHQDRITASELGERLALDAGYLSRILTRFQERGLVSRTPSEKDARQAHLSLTGAGREEFARLNAAAEGEIAEMLRPLAEDDRRSLVGALQRVERLLGGRADAPITLREHRPGDMGWIVHRHGVLYWREYGWDERFEALVARVAAGFIDEFQPGRERAWIAEREGEIVGSVFCTRMSEDVAKLRLLLVEPSARGVGLGHRLVDECIRFAREAGYRKLVLWTNSVLLVARRIYARAGFRMVQEEENDHWGLPLIAETWELEL from the coding sequence ATGGCGATGGATCCGGCCGAGATGGAGGCACAGATCGCGGCGATGCGGCGCTTCAACCGCTTCTACACGCGGAGGGTGGGCGCGCTGGGGGAGGGGCATCTCCAGACGCAGTACACGCTTACCGAGGTGCGAGTGATGTACGAAGTCGCGCACCAGGACCGCATCACCGCGTCGGAGCTGGGGGAGCGGCTGGCGCTGGACGCGGGGTACCTCAGCCGCATCCTCACCCGCTTTCAGGAGCGTGGGCTCGTCTCCCGCACGCCGTCGGAGAAGGACGCGCGGCAGGCGCACCTGTCGCTGACCGGCGCCGGGCGCGAGGAGTTCGCGCGCCTGAACGCCGCGGCCGAGGGGGAGATCGCGGAGATGCTGCGGCCGCTTGCGGAGGACGACCGCCGCTCGCTGGTCGGCGCGCTGCAGCGGGTGGAGCGGCTGCTGGGCGGCCGCGCGGACGCGCCCATCACCCTGCGCGAGCACCGGCCGGGCGACATGGGATGGATCGTCCACCGCCACGGCGTGCTCTACTGGCGGGAGTACGGGTGGGACGAGCGCTTCGAGGCGCTGGTGGCGCGCGTGGCGGCCGGCTTCATCGACGAATTCCAGCCCGGCCGCGAGCGCGCCTGGATCGCCGAGCGCGAGGGGGAGATCGTGGGCTCCGTCTTCTGCACCCGGATGTCGGAAGACGTGGCGAAGCTGCGGCTGCTGCTGGTGGAGCCGTCGGCGCGGGGGGTGGGGCTGGGGCACCGCCTGGTGGACGAGTGCATCCGCTTCGCGCGGGAGGCGGGGTACCGCAAGCTGGTGCTGTGGACCAACAGCGTGCTGCTGGTGGCGCGGCGGATCTACGCGCGCGCCGGGTTCCGGATGGTGCAGGAGGAGGAGAACGACCACTGGGGCCTTCCCCTCATCGCCGAGACCTGGGAGCTGGAGCTGTGA